Proteins from a single region of Coregonus clupeaformis isolate EN_2021a chromosome 35, ASM2061545v1, whole genome shotgun sequence:
- the LOC121551692 gene encoding nuclear distribution protein nudE homolog 1-A-like isoform X3 — translation MGEPEPLKFVSLEEEVDYWKEQVAKHQQRSEEAQEELQEFQQMSRDYEVELEMELKQCETRNQELLTQNNRLHMELENYKEKYETQHSEAYRQISTLEGDLAETTAIRDQLHKYIRELEQANDDLERAKRATIMSLEDFEQRMNHVIERNAFLESELDEKESLLESVQRLKDEARDLRQELAVQQKQERRPSFTVTKDSLSDKMEEKTSLATSHSFTRPPSSLRSSPPPALSSSALLSTPSRPPHPSASPFITPPPSYSRGDGQSGTPLTASARISALNIVGELLRKVGNLESKLASCREFVYEQSPGRSTLSGGQGAAPIQKGTSSDTLSATNGLYEKGMVKRLDFGPGPKIIL, via the exons atgggagaaccagaGCCCCTTAAGTTTGTTTCACTGGAGGAAGAGGTGGACTACTGGAAGGAACAGGTGGCCAAGCACcaacagag GTCTGAGGAGGCGCAGGAGGAGCTGCAGGAGTTCCAGCAGATGAGCCGTGACTACGAGGTGGAACTGGAGATGGAACTCAAGCAGTGTGAGACACGGAACCAAGAACTCCTCACACAGAACAACAGGTTACACATGGAACTGGAGAACTACAAG GAGAAGTATGAAACGCAGCACTCGGAGGCGTACCGTCAGATCTCTACTCTGGAAGGAGACCTGGCTGAGACCACGGCCATCAGAGACCAGCTCCATAAATACATCAGAGAGCTGGAGCAGGCTAATGATGACCTGGAGAGAGCCAAGAG gGCTACCATCATGTCTCTGGAGGACTTTGAACAGAGGATGAACCATGTGATAGAGAGGAATGCCTTCCTGGAGAGTGAGCTGGACGAGAAGGAGAGCCTACTGGAGTCAGTTCAGAGACTGAAGGATGAAGCCAGAG aTCTAAGACAGGAGTTGGCAGTCCAACAGAAGCAGGAAAGACGACCGTCCTTCACTGTCACCAAAGACTCTCTCTCAGACAAGATGGAGGAAAAAACATCCCTCGCTACCTCCCATTCATTCACACGCCCCCCCTCATCCCTCcgttcctcccctcctcctgctctctcctcctcagctctcctctccaccccctccagacCACCCCACCCCTCAGCAAGCCCCTTCATCACCCCCCCACCCTCTTACAGCAGAG GTGACGGCCAATCAGGTACTCCTCTCACTGCGTCGGCACGTATATCAGCTCTCAACATCGTAGGAGAACTGCTGAGGAAAGTTGGG AACCTGGAGTCTAAACTAGCATCCTGTAGGGAGTTTGTCTATGAACAGTCTCCTGGTCGCAGTACCCTCTCTGGGGGACAGGGGGCGGCACCCATCCAGAAAGGCACTTCTTCTGACACACTGTCCGCCACCAACGGACTCTACGAGAAAGG CATGGTGAAGAGACTAGACTTCGGACCAGGACCCAAAATTATTCTGTGA